The following proteins are co-located in the Gorilla gorilla gorilla isolate KB3781 chromosome 7, NHGRI_mGorGor1-v2.1_pri, whole genome shotgun sequence genome:
- the SNAI2 gene encoding zinc finger protein SNAI2: MPRSFLVKKHFNASKKPNYSELDTHTVIISPYLYESYSMPVIPQPEILSSGAYSPITVWTTAAPFHAQLPNGLSPLSGYSSSLGRVSPPPPSDTSSKDHSGSESPISDEEERLQSKLSDPHAIEAEKFQCNLCNKTYSTFSGLAKHKQLHCDAQSRKSFSCKYCDKEYVSLGALKMHIRTHTLPCVCKICGKAFSRPWLLQGHIRTHTGEKPFSCPHCNRAFADRSNLRAHLQTHSDVKKYQCKNCSKTFSRMSLLHKHEESGCCVAH, from the exons ATGCCGCGCTCCTTCCTGGTCAAGAAGCATTTCAACGCCTCCAAAAAGCCAAACTACAGCGAACTGGACACACATAcag TGATTATTTCCCCGTATCTCTATGAGAGTTACTCCATGCCTGTCATACCACAACCAGAGATCCTCAGCTCAGGAGCATACAGCCCCATCACTGTGTGGACTACCGCAGCTCCATTCCACGCCCAGCTACCCAATGGCCTCTCTCCTCTTTCCGGATACTCCTCATCTTTGGGGCGAGTGAGTCCCCCTCCTCCATCTGACACCTCCTCCAAGGACCACAGTGGCTCAGAAAGCCCCATTAGTGATGAAGAGGAAAGACTACAGTCCAAGCTTTCAGACCCCCATGCCATTGAAGCTGAAAAGTTTCAGTGCAATTTATGCAATAAGACCTATTCAACTTTTTCCGGGCTGGCCAAACATAAGCAGCTGCACTGCGATGCCCAGTCTAGAAAATCTTTCAGCTGTAAATACTGTGACAAGGAATATGTGAGCCTGGGCGCCCTGAAGATGCATATTCGGACCCACACATTACCTTGTGTTTGCAAGATCTGCGGCAAGGCGTTTTCCAGACCCTGGTTGCTTCAAGGACACATTAGAACTCACACGG GGGAGAAGCCTTTTTCTTGCCCTCACTGCAACAGAGCATTTGCAGACAGGTCAAACCTGAGGGCTCATCTGCAGACCCATTCTGATGTAAAGAAATACCAGTGCAAAAACTGCTCCAAAACCTTCTCCAGAATGTCTCTCCTGCACAAACATGAGGAATCTGGCTGCTGTGTAGCACACTGA